One Methylocystis iwaonis genomic window, AAGGGAATCGAACCCTCGTATTCAGCTTGGAAGGCTGCTGCTCTACCATTGAGCTACACCCGCGACCCTTTTTCTATGCCAAGCCGCGCGCCGCTTTGCAACGGCGAATCCGTCGCGCGGGCTGCGCGCATTTATCTATTTGACAGCGCCGCCGGAGCCCACTAACCCGAGCGCCCGATGGTCAATCAACAGGCGGGCGTTCCAACGCTGCCCCTTTCGTAAGGATCAACGAACCGTGGCCAAACCGGAACTCGGCGCCAAGCGCCAATGCCAGTCCTGCGCAACGAAATTCTACGACCTCAACAAGAGCCCGATCGTCTGCCCGAAGTGCGGGACGATCTTCCAGATCACCGCGCTTTCGCGCGCGCCCGGCCGCGTGGAGGAGGAAGAGAGCGAGGTCGAGAAGGAGGGCGTGGAAACCGTGTCGCTCGACGAGGTCGAGGAGAGCGAGAATGCGGCCGAGACGCTCGATGTCGATGAAGACGTTGAGATCGACGACGCCGGCGACGACGACACCTTCCTCGAAGAGGAAGAGGGCGAGGACGACGACGTCTCCGGCCTCATCGACGGCGACATCGAGACCGACGACGAGGGGTGAGCGTCGCGCCCCTTTCGGGCGCC contains:
- a CDS encoding TIGR02300 family protein is translated as MAKPELGAKRQCQSCATKFYDLNKSPIVCPKCGTIFQITALSRAPGRVEEEESEVEKEGVETVSLDEVEESENAAETLDVDEDVEIDDAGDDDTFLEEEEGEDDDVSGLIDGDIETDDEG